From a single Gimesia fumaroli genomic region:
- a CDS encoding ABC transporter permease translates to MTMRSIIWKELRERPTAMIASLLAIVLSVTALVAIRNVTIFSEKEVAGKLDKLGANVLILPKGVTLQDYYAADMHQETIPEEHVAELALAGLTGVEAITPKLCTPTELNGRNVILTGILPQSEIQKMKAWSGGGMLFKKHEGCKAKINVVDENQDAPEALAERRALQHLNQSEVILGSDFAAINNFKAGDSLELLGDKFSVLTVLPSTGTVDDSRVFAHLHTVQRLSKSGQVVNIIEVMGCCEDVANGLVGDLQSLLPGTKVVTIANVVETQVSINRMMTNLSYLFLAILIAVGGASMASASFANVIERRREIGTLMALGATPRFVTRLFLAKAVLLGLAGGLTGFIVGSLLAVFLGPAFADVSVLPIPSLALVAAGTAVLVTLLASYFPARQAAKLDPCICFKEV, encoded by the coding sequence ATGACCATGAGATCAATCATATGGAAGGAACTGCGTGAGCGTCCGACCGCGATGATTGCCAGCCTGCTGGCGATCGTGTTGAGTGTGACCGCTTTGGTGGCCATCCGCAACGTGACCATTTTTTCGGAAAAAGAAGTCGCCGGCAAGCTGGATAAGCTCGGCGCGAACGTGCTCATTCTGCCGAAAGGAGTCACGCTGCAAGACTACTACGCCGCCGACATGCACCAGGAAACGATCCCGGAAGAACATGTCGCCGAACTCGCACTCGCGGGGCTGACCGGCGTTGAAGCGATTACGCCCAAGCTTTGCACGCCGACGGAACTGAATGGCCGGAATGTAATTCTGACCGGGATTTTGCCTCAGTCGGAAATTCAGAAGATGAAGGCCTGGTCGGGGGGCGGTATGCTCTTCAAAAAACATGAAGGCTGCAAAGCCAAGATCAATGTTGTTGACGAAAATCAGGACGCGCCCGAAGCACTGGCCGAACGGCGGGCTCTGCAGCATTTGAATCAGTCCGAAGTCATTCTCGGTTCCGATTTCGCTGCCATCAATAATTTCAAAGCCGGCGACTCGCTGGAACTGCTGGGAGACAAGTTCAGCGTGCTGACCGTACTCCCTTCCACCGGCACTGTCGATGACAGCCGCGTGTTTGCACATCTGCATACAGTCCAACGACTCTCTAAATCAGGACAGGTCGTGAACATCATCGAAGTGATGGGCTGCTGTGAAGACGTCGCTAACGGACTGGTGGGGGACCTGCAGTCACTGCTGCCGGGTACGAAGGTCGTCACCATCGCGAATGTGGTTGAGACACAGGTTTCGATCAATCGCATGATGACCAACCTGTCGTATCTGTTTCTGGCAATTCTGATTGCAGTCGGCGGAGCAAGTATGGCGAGTGCCAGCTTTGCGAATGTGATCGAGCGTCGCCGGGAAATCGGCACGCTGATGGCATTGGGCGCGACTCCCCGTTTCGTCACGCGTCTGTTCCTGGCGAAAGCCGTATTGCTCGGCCTGGCTGGCGGCTTGACTGGTTTTATCGTGGGCAGTCTGCTGGCCGTGTTCCTCGGTCCTGCGTTTGCCGATGTCTCGGTCCTGCCCATTCCCAGCCTGGCTCTGGTGGCGGCAGGGACTGCAGTCCTGGTGACGCTGCTTGCCAGTTATTTTCCGGCACGTCAGGCGGCGAAACTCGATCCCTGTATTTGCTTTAAGGAGGTCTGA
- a CDS encoding ABC transporter ATP-binding protein has translation MLQLESVRKIYRKKQDEVVALNSTNLEIPSGDYVAIIGPSGSGKTTLLSILGAMSAPSEGRILLDGESVYDLPIEKRAALRQDKIGFVFQTFNLIPYLTAIENVQVPMLLAKKDQTYQQQKAEELLHKVGLQDRLQHKPAELSVGQQQRVALARMLANDPSMILADEPTGNLDPATKDQVMEFLAQFNSEGRTIVMVTHDLSAAKCAKRTLTLTEGTIHADGEESLLKSA, from the coding sequence ATGTTACAGTTAGAATCCGTTAGAAAAATTTATCGCAAAAAGCAGGACGAAGTCGTCGCTTTGAATTCCACGAACCTGGAAATACCGAGTGGTGATTATGTCGCCATCATCGGCCCCAGCGGAAGTGGAAAAACAACGCTGCTCTCCATTCTGGGCGCCATGTCGGCTCCTTCAGAAGGGCGCATTCTGCTCGATGGTGAATCGGTCTACGATTTGCCGATCGAGAAACGGGCCGCATTGCGTCAAGATAAAATCGGGTTTGTGTTTCAGACATTCAATCTGATTCCCTATCTAACGGCGATAGAAAATGTGCAAGTCCCGATGCTGCTCGCCAAAAAAGATCAGACGTATCAACAGCAAAAGGCAGAAGAACTGCTCCACAAAGTCGGGCTGCAAGATCGCCTGCAGCATAAACCGGCCGAATTGAGTGTCGGTCAGCAACAGCGCGTCGCACTGGCACGCATGCTGGCCAACGATCCGTCGATGATTCTGGCCGATGAACCTACGGGGAATCTCGACCCGGCGACCAAAGATCAGGTCATGGAGTTTCTGGCGCAATTCAATTCAGAAGGACGAACGATCGTGATGGTGACCCACGATTTATCCGCCGCCAAATGCGCCAAACGAACCCTGACGTTAACCGAAGGCACAATACATGCCGACGGTGAAGAAAGCTTACTGAAATCCGCGTAA
- a CDS encoding DUF1501 domain-containing protein translates to MSLNRREFLGLGSTLLATSASVPTFLKQTAWAAAGQEPTSDRVLVVLQLTGGNDGLNTVVPFTNETYRKLRPKLQLADAKLHRLNDRLGLHPSLKQLKSLIDEDQAALIQSVGYPNPNRSHFESMAIWHAAPVDKKLNYKKSAYTRGGWLARAIDQRSTTAQQTESPQALNIGAGEMPKALLGSRVQVPSIQSLAQLKQNTGLFDQKTQQAQIAAWKNGAGSTSNPLLQAALQSSLAVHTTAEQIRKINPDQSTTVKYPENALAERLQLIAQLIRAGFSTPVYYTEHTGFDTHSQQLNSHRNVLGVLGRALRAFITDVNKHVPNRPVLVLVFSEFGRRVEENGSAGTDHGTAGPVFLAGSHLKPGVHGPDPDLENLVDDDPVFGVDFRSVYATILEDWLNIPSQPVLGQQFDKLDFLKTT, encoded by the coding sequence ATGAGCTTGAACCGTCGCGAATTTCTGGGACTGGGTTCCACACTGCTCGCCACCAGCGCCTCAGTTCCGACCTTCCTGAAGCAAACCGCCTGGGCCGCCGCGGGGCAGGAACCGACGTCAGACCGTGTGCTGGTTGTCCTGCAACTGACGGGCGGCAATGACGGGTTGAATACCGTCGTCCCCTTCACAAACGAAACCTACCGCAAGCTGCGCCCCAAGCTGCAACTGGCGGATGCCAAACTGCATCGACTGAATGACCGCCTTGGTCTGCATCCGTCATTAAAGCAATTGAAATCTTTGATTGATGAAGATCAGGCCGCCCTCATTCAGAGTGTCGGGTATCCGAACCCCAACCGATCGCATTTTGAATCGATGGCGATCTGGCATGCGGCTCCCGTCGACAAGAAATTGAATTACAAAAAAAGTGCCTACACCCGAGGCGGCTGGCTGGCCCGCGCCATCGATCAACGTTCTACAACCGCGCAACAAACAGAATCGCCGCAGGCATTAAATATTGGTGCCGGCGAAATGCCCAAGGCGCTGCTCGGCAGCCGCGTGCAGGTGCCCTCGATTCAAAGTCTCGCACAACTCAAACAGAACACCGGTCTGTTCGATCAAAAAACACAGCAGGCCCAGATCGCCGCCTGGAAAAACGGGGCGGGCTCCACGTCGAACCCGCTCCTGCAAGCCGCCCTGCAAAGTTCACTCGCCGTACATACGACGGCCGAGCAGATCCGCAAAATCAATCCCGATCAGTCCACCACGGTCAAGTATCCCGAGAACGCGCTGGCAGAACGACTCCAGCTGATCGCCCAACTGATCCGCGCCGGTTTTTCCACGCCCGTGTATTACACCGAACACACGGGCTTCGATACGCATTCACAGCAGCTCAATTCTCACCGGAATGTGTTAGGGGTATTGGGACGCGCGCTCCGCGCCTTCATCACCGATGTCAACAAACACGTGCCGAATCGGCCCGTGCTGGTTCTGGTCTTCTCGGAATTCGGTCGACGCGTAGAAGAAAACGGCAGCGCAGGCACCGATCACGGCACCGCCGGACCGGTCTTCCTGGCCGGCAGCCATCTCAAACCGGGAGTTCACGGCCCCGACCCCGATCTGGAAAATCTGGTCGACGACGACCCCGTCTTCGGCGTCGACTTCCGCAGTGTCTATGCTACGATTCTCGAAGACTGGCTGAATATCCCCAGCCAACCCGTCCTGGGTCAGCAGTTCGACAAACTCGATTTTCTGAAGACAACGTGA
- a CDS encoding SdiA-regulated domain-containing protein — MTNTLALEFESAFSIRQEAEGLSEPSGLALAPDGRLWTVCDESRKLFCIDRRGQVVSTLDIDNAGLEGITFDAEGRVWVVDEDATRIIVYAPQTGEKIAARKLKKLAGYCAVAADFKGHKNKGLEGMTFDPLRSEILLLKQASPGLLIAITSQMDRITAIDRLDERSGFTAENVKSKKLHFSGMCYDAARDLFWIVSDKAERIFTFDRRRGTVVQSLALKNTQTGDTIHDAEGIAVDVEAQRLFVVSDTRAELYVFRVVSM; from the coding sequence ATGACAAATACGCTGGCACTGGAATTTGAATCTGCGTTTTCTATCAGGCAGGAAGCCGAGGGGCTGTCTGAGCCGTCGGGGTTGGCGCTGGCGCCCGATGGTCGCCTCTGGACGGTTTGCGATGAGAGCCGCAAACTCTTTTGCATCGACAGACGGGGGCAGGTTGTATCGACACTGGATATCGACAATGCAGGACTGGAAGGCATCACCTTCGATGCGGAAGGACGCGTCTGGGTAGTCGATGAAGATGCCACCCGGATCATTGTTTATGCCCCGCAGACCGGAGAGAAAATTGCCGCGCGGAAACTGAAAAAACTGGCAGGGTATTGCGCCGTCGCCGCCGATTTTAAAGGGCACAAAAACAAAGGCCTCGAGGGGATGACCTTTGACCCGCTACGCTCTGAAATATTGCTGTTGAAGCAGGCGAGTCCGGGTTTACTGATTGCAATCACATCCCAGATGGACCGGATCACCGCCATTGATCGCCTGGACGAACGAAGTGGATTTACCGCAGAGAACGTGAAATCAAAAAAGCTCCATTTTTCAGGCATGTGCTATGATGCGGCCCGCGATCTGTTCTGGATCGTGAGTGACAAAGCAGAGCGTATTTTCACCTTTGATCGCCGCCGTGGAACGGTGGTTCAGAGCCTCGCATTGAAGAATACACAAACGGGCGACACCATTCATGATGCGGAAGGAATCGCCGTCGATGTGGAGGCGCAACGGCTCTTTGTGGTCAGCGATACCAGGGCCGAACTGTATGTGTTTCGAGTTGTGTCGATGTGA
- a CDS encoding HAD family hydrolase: MQLNDNSENKTMVKLECKTLILDLDGTISDPSLGIINCINHALETHGLPTVSGDLIKQEIGPPLDKTFINLSPGATPSEVSKLITTFRERYSDIGYSENILYAGIPAVIDQLSNAHVTLGVCTGKRKDFAERILSLFGLLEYFAFVDGGDIGVTKSSQLAGLLKSKAIDKQAVMVGDRSIDITSAQENGLRSIGVLWGFGDYEELSQASPACILEKVDELPGVVT; encoded by the coding sequence TTGCAACTGAATGATAATTCAGAAAACAAAACAATGGTGAAACTCGAATGTAAGACTCTTATTCTGGACTTAGATGGAACAATTAGTGACCCTAGTTTAGGGATCATAAATTGTATTAATCATGCATTGGAGACACACGGATTGCCTACCGTATCTGGCGATTTAATCAAACAGGAGATTGGTCCTCCATTAGATAAAACGTTCATCAATTTGTCGCCAGGGGCGACACCATCCGAAGTGAGCAAGCTTATCACTACCTTTCGAGAACGATATTCCGATATTGGATATTCTGAAAACATTTTATACGCTGGCATTCCTGCTGTAATTGACCAACTGAGTAATGCCCATGTCACTCTTGGTGTTTGTACCGGAAAGCGTAAAGATTTTGCCGAAAGAATATTATCTCTATTTGGGTTACTGGAATATTTTGCCTTTGTTGATGGAGGTGATATTGGTGTAACCAAGAGTTCCCAATTAGCAGGCCTACTGAAATCAAAAGCCATCGATAAACAGGCAGTGATGGTAGGTGACAGATCGATTGATATTACGTCAGCGCAAGAAAATGGACTTCGATCCATTGGCGTTTTATGGGGGTTTGGAGATTACGAGGAGTTATCCCAAGCCTCACCGGCTTGTATTCTGGAAAAAGTGGATGAACTTCCTGGAGTCGTGACCTAG
- a CDS encoding alpha/beta hydrolase family protein, whose product MRAASIFALIWIVIPTFAEAQSASAKPEYFNQKVADSNPLRNEQARELDDYIKLMAADRSRFQKLFQPDYSSPAAFAKSAEPLRAAFCASIGYPPPGKQPDKPATYTKIGEDSIGVYYRAMFPILPGVHSEGIFIVPKSAKGKTPLIISMHGGGGSPEVALFNGGANYNDMVRGAVKRGFLVYAPQHLFRADEFPKDIRRQIDDRMRLIGTSITAVEIAKITYAIDELIQRPDVDANRIGMVGLSYGGYYAQVTPAVDPRIKVSVSSCYFGVQEGRYAKDELSVPSDFRFQDRITLFNDADIVALICPRAHQIQAGSRDNASHRETGKQLAPRAAAFYEKLNLKDRFEHVVFEGGHEFNDAAAWVFVEKHL is encoded by the coding sequence ATGAGGGCGGCTTCTATATTCGCGTTGATCTGGATCGTGATTCCCACATTCGCAGAGGCACAATCGGCTTCTGCGAAACCGGAGTACTTCAATCAAAAGGTGGCCGATTCAAATCCGCTGCGCAACGAACAGGCGCGGGAGTTGGATGACTATATCAAACTGATGGCCGCTGATCGCAGCCGGTTTCAGAAGTTGTTTCAACCCGATTATTCTTCCCCGGCCGCGTTCGCAAAATCGGCAGAGCCTTTGCGAGCCGCGTTCTGTGCAAGCATCGGCTATCCGCCACCTGGAAAGCAACCGGACAAACCGGCGACTTACACAAAGATCGGCGAAGACTCAATCGGCGTGTATTACCGGGCGATGTTCCCGATACTGCCTGGCGTCCATTCCGAAGGGATTTTCATCGTGCCCAAATCGGCCAAAGGAAAAACACCTTTGATTATTTCCATGCATGGGGGCGGCGGCTCTCCGGAAGTCGCCTTGTTCAACGGCGGGGCCAACTACAATGACATGGTCCGCGGTGCGGTGAAACGGGGCTTTCTAGTTTATGCACCACAACACCTGTTTCGGGCTGATGAATTTCCGAAAGATATCCGCCGGCAGATTGACGACCGGATGCGACTCATCGGCACCAGCATCACAGCCGTCGAAATCGCTAAGATCACATATGCGATAGATGAACTGATTCAACGCCCCGACGTCGACGCCAATCGAATCGGAATGGTAGGGCTCTCTTACGGCGGCTACTATGCGCAAGTCACGCCCGCCGTTGATCCTCGGATTAAGGTCTCTGTTTCCAGTTGTTACTTCGGCGTGCAGGAAGGCCGCTACGCGAAAGACGAGCTTTCGGTTCCCAGCGATTTCCGGTTTCAGGATCGGATCACACTGTTCAACGACGCCGACATCGTCGCCTTGATCTGCCCGCGGGCGCATCAGATTCAGGCCGGCTCACGCGATAACGCGTCGCACAGAGAAACCGGCAAACAACTGGCGCCGCGTGCTGCGGCGTTTTATGAAAAACTCAATCTCAAGGATCGCTTCGAGCACGTTGTCTTCGAAGGGGGACACGAATTCAACGACGCGGCCGCCTGGGTATTTGTAGAAAAACATCTGTGA
- a CDS encoding RNA polymerase sigma factor, translating into MTTDEILLHRYCQDGDPAAFRELIDRYAGMVYRIGLRVTGDKHTAEDLCQECFLELARKAYMVRENIAGWLHASATSRSLNIVRSRKRRTHREQVAANSSVIMTESSEWSEMQPLIDRALNGLGDDLRLPIVLHYLQGKTQQQVAEQLGVTQATMSRRLQRGIEQVRNRLRSFGVMTTIAAVTSFFGENSAQAASASLTASLAKIGIGGVGVTVAKSTPGGLLPFAVTLGAIAGNVWLFLFLKGWVLLLFVVIGIALLMRPPAWLRELFRAQAFGRDYAAHPMYPFRRWTWTIPPANWKQRLFVLTYVGITFGLVALKDPAKFSTRPGFVVAFGLMATLFLTLAVRLAWRIWTLRNQSLTAADQLTEQWPPWALWEILLGASFFIVIAVSWLSSVPREEPFSFSKGAVLFWSWFVASSGLVVWDLIERWRKRNNRDVSFSNVVSSEDSVDFKPVARRYHLILIGGLVSGVVAFLSLAMLQSVILPERPVQSEPVVYRYTQDGTRVRVKVPAAFKPPVPPKGLPSQLVMTAGMGFIFSLLLLRRVIKVRLVLPRSAWLPLLAVSSLAVALGAGLTANAIWATETKQKAHTAVDIPEILPHQKPVFNPSPSELARIRKYAAESAIITLPDARMPDGWYFMRYDNGFPMPMPKEILPAKIVIQLGLTDVPELKFVDATLMRIYMNPFVLGDLDSFCAVYAFCCGNVEEARRLNSAWENRGMCKGRLVIFVYGRKGLRAPSATDQVPIPSLLKQIQQSP; encoded by the coding sequence ATGACGACAGACGAAATTTTGCTGCATCGATACTGTCAAGACGGCGATCCAGCCGCATTCCGGGAACTGATAGACCGGTATGCGGGAATGGTCTACCGTATCGGTCTGCGCGTGACGGGCGACAAGCACACGGCGGAAGATCTGTGTCAGGAGTGTTTTCTGGAACTCGCCCGCAAAGCGTACATGGTGCGAGAGAACATTGCCGGATGGCTGCACGCATCGGCGACAAGTCGATCGTTAAACATTGTTCGGTCGCGCAAGCGGAGAACACACCGGGAACAAGTCGCAGCAAATTCTTCGGTCATCATGACGGAATCGTCCGAGTGGAGCGAAATGCAGCCACTCATAGACCGGGCCTTGAATGGGTTAGGCGACGATCTGCGATTGCCCATTGTCCTGCACTATCTGCAAGGCAAGACACAGCAACAGGTGGCAGAACAACTGGGGGTGACTCAGGCGACAATGTCGCGTCGGCTGCAACGTGGTATAGAACAGGTTCGTAACCGACTCCGGAGCTTTGGTGTGATGACGACCATCGCGGCTGTGACGTCGTTCTTCGGAGAAAATTCTGCCCAGGCTGCGTCGGCTTCGCTCACTGCATCCCTGGCGAAAATTGGAATTGGCGGGGTGGGCGTGACGGTTGCCAAGTCCACGCCAGGGGGGCTGCTTCCGTTTGCTGTCACACTCGGAGCGATTGCCGGTAACGTATGGTTGTTTCTGTTTCTGAAAGGCTGGGTTCTGCTATTGTTTGTGGTTATCGGGATCGCCCTGTTAATGCGACCGCCGGCCTGGCTCCGTGAACTCTTTCGAGCGCAGGCCTTCGGCCGCGATTACGCCGCTCATCCAATGTATCCCTTCCGACGCTGGACCTGGACGATTCCTCCAGCCAACTGGAAACAGCGACTGTTTGTGTTGACTTATGTCGGGATTACGTTCGGTCTTGTGGCTTTAAAGGATCCCGCAAAATTCTCGACAAGACCCGGTTTTGTTGTGGCATTTGGATTGATGGCCACACTGTTTCTGACGCTTGCGGTGCGGCTTGCCTGGCGCATCTGGACGCTGCGCAACCAATCGCTGACTGCCGCGGATCAGTTGACCGAACAGTGGCCTCCGTGGGCCTTATGGGAGATTCTGCTCGGGGCCTCTTTTTTCATCGTCATTGCCGTAAGCTGGCTGTCGAGTGTGCCGCGCGAAGAACCATTCAGTTTCTCGAAGGGAGCAGTTCTGTTCTGGTCCTGGTTCGTCGCCAGCTCCGGTCTGGTTGTCTGGGATCTCATTGAACGCTGGCGAAAACGGAACAATCGTGATGTTTCATTCAGTAACGTTGTTTCCAGCGAGGATAGTGTCGACTTCAAGCCGGTCGCGCGGCGCTATCACCTCATCTTGATTGGCGGTCTGGTGTCGGGGGTTGTCGCATTTTTGTCATTGGCCATGCTGCAGTCAGTGATTTTACCCGAGCGACCGGTACAGAGTGAGCCAGTTGTTTATCGTTACACGCAGGACGGCACGCGTGTCAGAGTCAAGGTGCCGGCTGCCTTCAAACCACCAGTGCCGCCGAAAGGCCTGCCCTCGCAACTTGTGATGACAGCCGGCATGGGATTCATCTTCAGTCTCCTGTTGCTGCGACGAGTTATCAAAGTACGGCTCGTATTACCACGATCCGCCTGGCTGCCGCTCCTGGCGGTCAGTAGTCTGGCAGTCGCACTGGGGGCAGGTCTGACGGCAAACGCAATCTGGGCAACGGAAACCAAACAGAAAGCCCACACAGCAGTCGACATACCGGAAATCCTTCCCCATCAGAAGCCGGTGTTCAATCCGAGTCCTTCGGAACTGGCGCGCATCCGAAAATACGCAGCCGAGTCAGCCATCATCACGCTGCCCGACGCACGAATGCCTGACGGCTGGTACTTCATGCGGTATGACAACGGCTTCCCGATGCCCATGCCTAAGGAAATATTGCCTGCGAAAATTGTGATCCAGCTTGGATTAACTGATGTTCCAGAACTAAAATTTGTCGACGCGACTCTCATGCGAATCTATATGAATCCATTCGTCCTGGGCGACCTCGACAGCTTCTGCGCTGTTTATGCATTCTGTTGCGGCAATGTGGAAGAAGCACGCCGACTCAACAGTGCATGGGAAAATCGAGGCATGTGTAAGGGGCGTTTGGTGATCTTCGTCTACGGACGCAAAGGACTGCGGGCCCCCAGTGCCACCGATCAGGTACCCATTCCCTCGCTGCTGAAACAGATTCAGCAATCTCCCTGA
- a CDS encoding DUF1800 domain-containing protein, whose translation MKSDSDPWAPYVPTSADPWNLEKVAHLQRRAGFAANWSELHRDLKAGPAKSIDRLLHPPPASQKFQRVSDALKNIIESSGSGFMSAESLSPLQSWWMFRMTFGSDPLGEKLTLFWHNHFATSMSGVYNLKLMLDQNELFRKHARGKFGKLLQAIEADPAMLKWLDGGANHKEHPNENFARELLELFTLGEGNYSETDIREAARGLTGWKPGRDTLLHETNEFFYDETLVDTGQKTFLGETGPWRREEIFRIILQQPQAARYLCRRLYRWFVSESIIPDDTLIEPLAIQLRASNYSIEHVVGIILRSQHFFSPAAYWQRVKSPVEFCVGTIRQLEPKRTPNLLPLAALNCDKQGQALFNPPSVKGWDGGTAWLTTNCTLTRINWTTELLNGSQSSGLKAYDPAHWLKEYSLKPTQAVESFSKLLLQNNLNPESAALAQRLADGDQQQFTAALQVLLQTPEYQLA comes from the coding sequence ATGAAATCAGACTCCGATCCCTGGGCACCCTATGTGCCGACATCTGCCGATCCGTGGAACCTGGAAAAAGTGGCCCATCTGCAACGCCGCGCCGGTTTTGCCGCGAACTGGAGTGAACTGCACCGCGATCTCAAAGCAGGGCCCGCGAAGAGTATCGATCGCTTACTGCATCCGCCGCCCGCGTCCCAGAAATTCCAACGAGTGTCCGACGCGCTCAAAAACATTATTGAGTCTTCCGGTTCCGGTTTTATGTCGGCGGAAAGTTTATCTCCCCTGCAGTCCTGGTGGATGTTTCGGATGACTTTCGGCAGTGACCCGCTGGGAGAAAAACTGACTTTGTTCTGGCACAACCACTTCGCGACCTCGATGTCAGGCGTCTATAACCTGAAGCTGATGTTGGATCAGAACGAGCTCTTTCGCAAACATGCCCGCGGGAAATTCGGAAAACTGCTGCAAGCCATCGAAGCCGACCCGGCAATGCTGAAGTGGCTCGATGGAGGCGCTAATCACAAAGAGCATCCCAATGAAAACTTCGCACGGGAACTGCTCGAACTCTTTACACTTGGGGAAGGAAATTACAGTGAGACCGACATTCGCGAAGCAGCCCGCGGACTGACCGGCTGGAAACCGGGTCGCGATACCCTGCTTCATGAGACCAACGAATTTTTTTACGATGAAACGTTGGTCGATACCGGTCAGAAAACATTTCTGGGAGAGACGGGCCCCTGGCGACGCGAAGAAATCTTTCGCATCATTCTTCAACAGCCTCAGGCGGCCAGATACCTCTGCCGCCGTCTTTATCGCTGGTTCGTCAGTGAGAGTATCATTCCCGACGACACTCTCATCGAACCGCTGGCCATTCAGCTGCGGGCCAGCAATTATTCCATCGAACATGTGGTCGGCATCATCCTGCGTTCACAACACTTCTTCTCACCCGCCGCCTATTGGCAGCGCGTCAAGTCGCCGGTCGAATTCTGTGTCGGCACCATTCGCCAACTGGAACCCAAACGGACCCCCAACCTGTTACCACTGGCGGCTCTCAACTGTGACAAGCAGGGACAAGCTCTGTTCAACCCACCCAGTGTCAAAGGCTGGGATGGTGGCACGGCCTGGCTCACGACGAACTGCACGCTAACCAGAATCAACTGGACCACAGAACTATTAAACGGCAGTCAGAGTTCAGGTTTAAAGGCTTACGATCCCGCACACTGGCTCAAAGAATATTCGCTGAAACCGACGCAGGCAGTGGAATCATTTTCCAAGTTGCTCCTGCAAAACAATCTGAACCCCGAATCGGCGGCACTCGCCCAACGCCTGGCAGACGGAGACCAGCAGCAATTCACCGCCGCCCTGCAGGTGTTGTTACAAACGCCGGAATACCAGTTAGCATAG